In Trichomycterus rosablanca isolate fTriRos1 chromosome 20, fTriRos1.hap1, whole genome shotgun sequence, one DNA window encodes the following:
- the tekt1 gene encoding tektin-1, whose protein sequence is MSRVLEAPPKFLPSEWKHANQVHCRSAEAERSRSERLSAECKRLIEESEKSVKHMQQDANNRLEQRVKDIKFWKQELEQKLQEIVQEIEVLLTFKNRVETALESCSEPLQATLNCLNERQKRVAVDLVSDEVEKELLKEKELVEGVMTLLQRTLEQIVEQIRLNRSAKYYLEKDLRDKFQAERIDDFCSMLSSTSASLEEQIRSAQFTETGLAVTPQEWETFSDRNICKAEKERNNSKSLRSLVDNLLEQTAADMRRQHEATGAAMALRIEETRTAKSQLEEQLQKLLVEISSQEQNIEALKVALADKEGPLNVAQTRLHARRQRPSVELCYDPVQTRLLSEVQELTGHISRLMEGLAESEMELKALARNQLLLEEEIEVKSNSLYIDEVICTQLLQPITIQNY, encoded by the exons ATGTCTCGAGTGTTAGAAGCACCTCCAAAGTTTCTCCCCTCCGAGTGGAAGCATGCAAACCAAGTGCATTGCCGGAGTGCAGAGGCTGAACGATCCCGCTCTGAACGACTCAGTGCAGAGTGCAAAAGACTGATAGAGGAGAGTGAGAAATCAGTCAAACACATGCAGCAGGACGCCAACAACAGGCTGG AGCAGAGAGTTAAAGACATTAAGTTCTGGAAGCAGGAGCTGGAGCAGAAGCTGCAGGAAATTGTGCAGGAGATCGAGGTACTGCTCACCTTTAAGAACAGAGTAGAGACGGCTCTGGAGAGCTGCTCTGAGCCTCTTCAAGCCACTCTGAACTGTCTGAATGAGAG ACAGAAGAGGGTAGCAGTAGACCTGGTGAGTGATGAAGTAGAGAAGGAATTGTTGAAGGAGAAAGAATTGGTTGAGGGAGTAATGACTCTCCTGCAGCGCACTCTGGAGCAGATCGTCGAGCAGATTAG ACTTAATCGTTCAGCCAAGTACTACCTGGAGAAAGATCTGCGGGATAAATTTCAGGCAGAACGCATTGATGATTTCTGCTCTATGCTCAGCAGCACCTCAGCTAGTCTTGAGGAACAGATTAGATCAGCACAGTTCACTGAAACAGG ACTGGCAGTGACTCCACAGGAGTGGGAAACGTTTTCCGACAGGAACATCTGCAAGGCAGAGAAAGAAAGGAACAACTCAAAGTCTCTGCGGTCACTGGTGGACAACCTGCTGGAACAAACAGCAGCCGACATGAGGAGACAGCATGAAGCAACTGGCGCTGCCATGGCACTGCGCATAGAGGAGACTAGAACTGCCAAATCACAGCTGGAAGAACAGCTGCAGAAG CTGCTTGTGGAGATATCAAGCCAAGAACAGAACATAGAGGCTTTAAAAGTGGCTTTGGCTGATAAGGAAGGGCCGCTAAATGTGGCTCAGACCCGGCTACATGCCCGCAGACAGAGACCCAGTGTGGAGCTCTGCTATGACCCGGTTCAAACACGCCTGCTGTCTGAAGTGCAAGAGCTCACAGGTCACATCTCCAG GTTAATGGAGGGTCTAGCTGAGTCTGAGATGGAGCTTAAAGCACTGGCCCGAAACCAGCTGCTCCTGGAGGAGGAGATCGAGGTCAAATCAAACTCGCTCTACATAGACGAGGTGATCTGCACCCAGCTCCTCCAGCCGATTACCATTCAAAACTATTAA